The following are from one region of the Cytobacillus firmus genome:
- a CDS encoding YdhK family protein → MLSRKKFAIWFVSLAAALTLTACGGNDGDTGQEGTSKEESITNKESSGHSGDHSDMDHSGSGDVPEGIKEAENPKYEVGSKAFITEGHMEGMEGAEATIAGAYNTIVYTVSYTPTTGGKKVENHKWVVHEEIADAGEEPFKEGDEVTLNASHMKGMEGATAEIDSVKETTVYMVDFTTADGQEVKNHMWVTENELSPAE, encoded by the coding sequence ATGTTATCAAGAAAAAAATTCGCCATTTGGTTTGTTTCTCTGGCTGCCGCGCTAACTCTAACTGCCTGCGGCGGAAATGACGGGGATACTGGACAGGAAGGTACCAGCAAGGAAGAGAGCATAACGAATAAAGAAAGCAGCGGCCATTCAGGAGACCATTCAGACATGGATCATTCTGGATCCGGAGATGTTCCAGAAGGAATAAAGGAAGCTGAAAACCCTAAATATGAAGTTGGGAGCAAGGCCTTTATAACAGAAGGACATATGGAGGGAATGGAGGGAGCGGAAGCAACCATTGCAGGTGCATATAATACAATCGTATATACGGTATCTTATACACCAACCACTGGCGGTAAAAAAGTTGAAAACCATAAATGGGTAGTTCACGAGGAGATTGCAGATGCAGGTGAGGAACCATTTAAAGAAGGTGACGAGGTAACATTGAATGCAAGTCACATGAAGGGAATGGAAGGAGCAACTGCCGAAATCGATTCTGTGAAGGAAACAACTGTCTATATGGTTGACTTTACTACAGCTGACGGGCAGGAAGTAAAAAATCACATGTGGGTAACAGAAAACGAGCTTTCTCCTGCTGAATAA
- a CDS encoding YczE/YyaS/YitT family protein, which yields MKERLLFFVIGMLILTMGVALIIRSNLGASAWDALAVGESQMFNLTVGTFVFINGIVLIFINAFLMKKKPEVLAAISILIIGALIDFWLLIIFGDLSPQTLAMQSILLFLGILSMGMGVAIYLQAKFPASPMDTLMVAIHSRFGLNLRNSRIISESFALLLAFLFRGAIGVGTIVVTLTLGLVVQFFYPVFERALGKMQAPKGPVITK from the coding sequence ATGAAAGAACGTCTATTATTTTTTGTTATTGGGATGCTGATCCTGACAATGGGTGTAGCCCTGATTATCAGATCAAACCTCGGAGCTTCTGCATGGGATGCCCTGGCTGTTGGTGAGTCACAAATGTTTAACTTAACAGTTGGCACCTTTGTTTTTATAAATGGAATCGTGCTCATTTTTATAAATGCCTTTCTAATGAAAAAAAAGCCTGAAGTCCTTGCAGCCATTTCCATTCTGATTATTGGCGCACTGATTGACTTTTGGCTTCTCATCATTTTTGGTGACCTTTCACCTCAGACATTGGCGATGCAATCAATTCTATTGTTCCTTGGAATCCTTTCGATGGGAATGGGAGTTGCCATCTATCTTCAGGCTAAATTTCCGGCAAGCCCGATGGATACATTAATGGTAGCCATTCACTCAAGATTCGGATTAAACTTAAGGAATTCAAGGATCATCAGTGAAAGCTTTGCTTTGCTGCTTGCGTTTTTATTCAGAGGTGCAATCGGAGTGGGCACAATCGTGGTAACATTGACACTTGGACTTGTAGTACAATTCTTTTATCCGGTTTTCGAAAGAGCGCTCGGAAAAATGCAGGCCCCGAAAGGTCCTGTCATAACTAAATAA
- a CDS encoding response regulator transcription factor yields the protein MKTILLVDDETRMLDLISLYLAPRGYNCIKLTSGSDALLYLETHSADLVLLDVMMPEMDGWSVCKEIKKYWDIPIIMLTAKSEKPDIVKGLNIGADDYILKPFDEEELSARIEAVLRRSKKDGKTKTFKGLELKEDSFELSYKNKEILLTPKEFSMLSLFLSNLNRVFSREHLIGSVWGYGVSIEDRTIDSHVRNLREKLRKAGFPADEYLTTVWGLGYKWAGKD from the coding sequence ATGAAAACAATACTTTTGGTTGACGATGAAACTAGAATGCTTGATCTAATTTCTCTATACTTAGCGCCCCGCGGCTACAATTGCATAAAATTGACTTCAGGTTCAGATGCCTTGCTTTACTTGGAAACCCATTCTGCAGATCTGGTCCTTTTAGATGTCATGATGCCTGAAATGGATGGATGGAGTGTATGCAAGGAAATTAAAAAATATTGGGATATTCCTATCATCATGCTTACTGCCAAAAGCGAAAAGCCGGACATTGTAAAAGGATTGAACATTGGAGCAGATGATTATATTTTGAAGCCGTTCGATGAAGAGGAATTATCTGCAAGGATTGAAGCGGTTTTAAGAAGAAGCAAAAAAGATGGAAAAACCAAAACCTTTAAAGGGCTGGAACTTAAAGAAGATTCTTTTGAGCTTTCCTATAAAAATAAGGAAATTCTGTTAACTCCAAAAGAGTTTTCAATGTTAAGCCTTTTCCTCTCAAACTTGAACAGAGTATTTTCACGTGAGCATTTAATAGGCTCTGTTTGGGGTTATGGAGTGTCAATCGAAGATCGCACCATTGATTCGCATGTAAGAAATTTACGTGAAAAATTAAGGAAAGCCGGGTTTCCTGCAGATGAGTATCTGACGACTGTCTGGGGTTTAGGCTATAAATGGGCCGGAAAGGATTAA
- a CDS encoding ATP-dependent DNA helicase, with the protein MNDKIKISVRSLVEYVYKSGSIETGFRSAVPLTEGTRIHQRIQKLYGEEDQKEVYLHAGLPFNHLDFQLEGRCDGLIIKNGERIIDEIKSVSIPLSQIDKFAYPVHWAQAKCYAFMYAKDHNISKMAVQLTYVHAKTDEVKRFQHSYSFGELEEFIVHLLESYSPYAELRVRHQKDLIKGLQELTFPFPAYRNGQRKLAGAVYKTIAEGKNLFASAPTGIGKSISTLFPALKAIGEGHIQRIIYATAKTITRQAAEGAISLMRDKGLNLKSVTITAKDKICFKEETKCHKDSCEFANGYYDRINNAILDLLKNENMITRSTIEKYALKHKVCPFEFSLDAAYAADIIIGDYNYIFDPKVSLKRLLEEEKKKTSLLIDEAHNLVDRGREMYSSALEKSAFLQLSRSFKGKDEGIQKSAKQINGIFIALKKNCGENQEIAEENPPEELFEVLEEFVQYAEDYLGQDRNNTEEELLEVFFAAQNFVRIGKLYDERFVTYIQKQRNNLNIKLFCLDPSNLLHKARKGYKSSIFFSATLMPLNYYLDMLGFQEEDFILSVPSPFSKDQAKVYIQPISTRYRDREGSIRPIVSTIKSMLKEQKGNYLIFFPSYQYMEDVYRRLLDEELPVHTIIQKTGMDEGEREEFLDAFQPNPSGTLLGFAVMGGIFSEGIDLQGDRLNGVFVVGVGLPQLGFERNIMKAYFNQQGKNGYDYAYTYPGMNKVLQAGGRLIRSENDTGMIVLMDDRYVQAKYLALLPNEWRDFKVLRR; encoded by the coding sequence ATGAATGATAAGATAAAAATATCAGTAAGATCGCTGGTTGAATATGTATATAAGAGCGGCAGCATTGAAACAGGCTTCCGTTCTGCAGTGCCGCTTACAGAAGGAACAAGAATTCATCAGAGAATTCAAAAGCTTTATGGGGAAGAAGATCAAAAAGAAGTGTATCTGCATGCTGGATTACCTTTCAATCACCTTGACTTTCAGCTTGAAGGAAGATGTGACGGGCTTATCATCAAAAATGGAGAACGGATTATTGATGAGATTAAGTCGGTATCTATCCCACTTTCACAAATTGATAAATTTGCCTATCCTGTTCATTGGGCTCAGGCTAAATGCTATGCTTTCATGTATGCGAAAGACCATAATATTTCAAAAATGGCAGTTCAATTAACATATGTACATGCTAAAACAGATGAAGTGAAAAGATTTCAGCACAGTTATTCTTTTGGCGAACTGGAAGAATTTATAGTGCATCTTCTCGAATCGTATTCTCCCTACGCAGAATTAAGGGTTCGACATCAAAAGGATTTAATAAAAGGTCTTCAGGAATTGACTTTTCCCTTTCCGGCTTATCGAAATGGCCAGAGGAAACTTGCAGGGGCAGTATACAAAACCATTGCTGAAGGGAAAAACTTATTTGCCAGCGCACCTACGGGCATCGGCAAATCCATTTCCACCCTTTTTCCAGCATTAAAAGCCATCGGGGAAGGACATATTCAGAGGATTATCTATGCCACGGCTAAAACCATAACCCGTCAGGCAGCAGAAGGGGCCATTAGCCTGATGAGGGATAAAGGATTGAATCTTAAATCGGTCACAATAACGGCCAAGGACAAAATTTGCTTTAAGGAAGAAACCAAATGCCACAAAGACAGCTGCGAGTTTGCCAATGGATATTACGACAGGATCAATAATGCAATACTTGACCTCCTGAAAAATGAGAACATGATAACCAGATCGACAATTGAAAAATATGCATTGAAGCATAAAGTATGCCCTTTTGAGTTTTCATTGGATGCTGCATATGCAGCTGACATTATAATTGGGGATTACAATTATATTTTCGATCCGAAGGTCTCGCTGAAGCGATTGCTGGAAGAGGAGAAAAAGAAAACGTCGCTCCTGATCGATGAAGCACATAACCTTGTGGACCGCGGAAGGGAGATGTATTCAAGCGCGCTTGAGAAATCAGCCTTTCTTCAATTGAGCAGAAGCTTTAAGGGGAAGGATGAAGGGATACAAAAAAGTGCAAAACAGATTAATGGAATTTTTATTGCATTAAAAAAGAATTGTGGTGAAAATCAGGAAATCGCAGAAGAAAATCCCCCTGAAGAACTGTTTGAAGTTCTTGAGGAATTTGTTCAATATGCCGAAGACTATCTGGGGCAAGACAGAAACAATACGGAAGAAGAATTGCTGGAAGTATTTTTCGCTGCGCAGAACTTCGTAAGAATAGGCAAACTGTATGATGAAAGGTTTGTAACGTATATTCAAAAGCAGAGAAATAATCTGAACATCAAGCTATTTTGCCTCGATCCATCGAATCTTCTGCACAAGGCCAGAAAAGGATATAAATCATCAATCTTTTTTTCTGCTACTTTAATGCCTCTTAATTATTATTTGGATATGCTTGGCTTTCAAGAGGAAGATTTTATTTTATCCGTTCCTTCTCCTTTCTCAAAAGATCAGGCTAAGGTTTACATTCAGCCGATTTCAACAAGATATCGCGACCGGGAAGGGTCTATCAGACCTATCGTCAGTACTATTAAGAGCATGTTAAAGGAACAGAAGGGGAATTACTTGATCTTCTTTCCATCCTATCAATATATGGAGGATGTCTATCGTCGATTGCTCGATGAGGAACTGCCGGTACATACAATTATTCAAAAAACTGGAATGGATGAAGGGGAGAGGGAAGAGTTTTTGGATGCATTTCAGCCAAATCCTTCTGGTACTCTGTTGGGTTTCGCCGTCATGGGCGGGATTTTTTCAGAGGGAATTGATTTGCAGGGAGATCGGCTGAACGGTGTTTTCGTGGTGGGTGTAGGGCTTCCACAGTTAGGGTTTGAACGCAACATTATGAAAGCATATTTTAATCAGCAGGGAAAAAACGGCTATGATTATGCCTATACTTATCCCGGAATGAACAAGGTTTTGCAAGCAGGGGGCAGATTGATCCGCTCTGAGAACGATACAGGAATGATTGTTTTAATGGATGACAGGTATGTGCAGGCTAAATATCTGGCCCTGCTGCCAAATGAATGGAGAGATTTTAAAGTATTAAGAAGGTAA
- a CDS encoding mechanosensitive ion channel family protein: MLFFKNVTMQEILMFLLFAGVILAAKWAVNLLVKKRSGKSVQNDRILQGFSSLVNWAAFYGIIILFLFYFSREKWLFYTWFTAGEVDVTLYLMIVAFLTVSLANRIVKVFTKYVLTSVYEFYGVDRGLGYSFNRMIYYTVMIAALAISLTTVGLDLTAAAAILGVLGIGIGFGMRNIAGNFISGIIILFERPIEIGEVIEINNKIGKIESIRLRSTIIRTAKEGTLIVPNQYFIEQIIKNRTGSEMLAQVQISVVYGTDTEKVEKLLREAVDMEMPKIKGVLTAPAPDIRFIDFRSKAMDFLVEVPVANFEAKQKFESRLRHIIAENFYQNGIELASTPLLPCE; the protein is encoded by the coding sequence ATGCTATTTTTTAAGAATGTAACCATGCAGGAAATACTGATGTTTCTATTGTTTGCAGGAGTGATACTGGCTGCCAAATGGGCAGTTAACTTACTGGTGAAAAAGAGAAGTGGCAAGTCGGTACAGAATGACCGGATCTTGCAGGGATTTTCTTCACTTGTGAACTGGGCTGCTTTTTATGGAATAATCATTCTTTTCCTTTTTTATTTTTCAAGGGAGAAATGGCTTTTTTATACTTGGTTCACTGCAGGGGAAGTAGATGTAACGCTATATTTAATGATTGTAGCGTTTTTAACAGTCTCGCTCGCAAATCGAATCGTAAAAGTATTCACGAAATATGTATTAACATCTGTTTATGAATTCTATGGAGTTGACCGCGGGCTCGGGTATTCATTCAACAGAATGATCTATTATACCGTCATGATTGCAGCGCTCGCCATCAGCCTGACAACGGTTGGGCTGGATTTAACAGCGGCGGCTGCCATACTGGGTGTTCTCGGTATTGGGATAGGTTTCGGCATGCGCAATATTGCCGGTAACTTTATTTCAGGCATTATCATCCTCTTCGAACGGCCGATTGAAATTGGGGAAGTAATTGAGATAAACAACAAAATCGGTAAAATAGAAAGCATCCGTCTCAGATCCACTATCATCCGCACAGCTAAAGAGGGAACCCTGATTGTGCCGAATCAATACTTTATTGAACAGATCATTAAAAATCGGACAGGCTCAGAAATGCTTGCCCAGGTTCAAATCAGCGTAGTGTACGGCACTGATACTGAGAAAGTCGAAAAGCTTCTGAGAGAAGCAGTGGACATGGAAATGCCGAAAATAAAAGGAGTTTTAACCGCACCTGCACCTGATATCCGATTTATCGATTTTCGCAGCAAAGCCATGGACTTTCTGGTAGAGGTCCCTGTTGCAAACTTTGAAGCCAAGCAGAAATTTGAAAGCCGGCTAAGGCATATCATTGCAGAGAATTTTTATCAGAACGGAATAGAGCTTGCCTCAACACCGCTGCTGCCCTGTGAATGA
- a CDS encoding AI-2E family transporter: MWINKPFFKYAAGTIFVLIIIFLLGKIDYFLWPIRALIATIFFPVLIAGIFYYILRPLVRLASRVMPKTASILLIFAAVLGLGYLGFNMLGATIGSQIAEISESLPSKMEDLSDETEKVVEENNMGMFSYDRVKNKVLNFLEALLSGAGENVMKVFTTITSIVTVIVVVPFILFYFLKDDHKLRPFLLKYLPDKHEDEGQRILGDIDKTLFSYVTGQFIVAVVDGVLMYAGYKIIGLDYALILAVFAMFLTVVPFLGPVLGIIPAVFIGLLQGPGMVLKIILVLISVQLLESNLVSPHVMGKRLNLHPLTVIIILMAAGSIYGFIGILIAIPFYSVIKVLVKDFRRFYRLRTRKSLLSEEI; the protein is encoded by the coding sequence ATGTGGATCAATAAACCTTTTTTTAAATATGCAGCTGGCACCATTTTCGTGTTGATCATCATTTTCCTCCTTGGGAAAATTGATTATTTTTTATGGCCGATCCGTGCCCTGATTGCAACTATTTTCTTCCCGGTCTTAATTGCAGGTATTTTTTATTATATTCTAAGACCCCTCGTCAGGCTGGCTTCAAGGGTTATGCCTAAAACAGCCAGCATTCTGCTTATCTTTGCAGCGGTATTGGGTTTAGGGTATTTAGGATTTAATATGCTCGGTGCAACAATTGGCAGCCAGATAGCAGAAATCAGCGAAAGCCTTCCTTCTAAGATGGAGGACTTATCAGATGAAACGGAGAAAGTTGTTGAAGAAAATAATATGGGCATGTTCTCCTATGACCGTGTCAAAAATAAAGTACTGAATTTCCTGGAAGCACTTTTATCAGGGGCAGGAGAAAACGTAATGAAAGTTTTTACTACCATTACAAGCATTGTCACTGTCATCGTTGTTGTACCTTTTATCCTTTTCTACTTCCTGAAAGATGACCATAAGCTCAGGCCATTTCTTTTAAAATACCTTCCTGACAAACACGAGGACGAAGGCCAACGGATTTTGGGGGATATAGACAAGACCTTATTCTCTTATGTTACCGGCCAGTTTATTGTGGCAGTCGTCGATGGCGTGTTAATGTATGCCGGGTATAAGATTATTGGTTTGGACTATGCACTGATATTAGCTGTGTTTGCGATGTTCCTTACTGTGGTTCCTTTTCTTGGTCCTGTGCTCGGGATCATTCCTGCAGTATTCATCGGGTTATTGCAGGGACCCGGAATGGTATTAAAAATCATACTGGTACTGATCTCTGTACAGCTTCTTGAAAGCAATCTCGTCTCTCCACATGTGATGGGCAAACGGCTTAACCTCCACCCGCTTACAGTGATTATTATCTTAATGGCTGCAGGATCGATTTATGGCTTTATTGGAATCCTGATTGCTATCCCTTTTTATTCTGTTATAAAAGTTCTGGTAAAAGACTTCAGAAGATTTTACCGATTAAGGACCAGAAAAAGCCTGCTATCCGAAGAGATTTAA
- a CDS encoding LTA synthase family protein, with amino-acid sequence MRKLFKSPDKLPKRSLAVFFLTVILFWLKTYVAYRIEFNLGINNDIQRFLLFLNPLSSTLVFLGFALFFKGKWQSGMLIGLNLFLSFLLYANVVYYRFFNDFITVPVLMQAKVNGGQLGDSALSLMSPWDIFYFTDTILLLFLAVRKWYKPGKKISRKPALAVMAAGIIVFFINLEIAEKDRPELLTRSFDRNYLVKYLGAYNFTIYDMVQNAKSASQRALADTNDVTEVENYVKAKYAPPNPKYFGKAKGMNVIYVSMESLQTFIIDYKLNGKEVTPFLNSLAHSSKTFYFDNIVNQTGQGKTSDAEFMMDTSLYPMSQGAVYVTKAQNTFHGTPAILKPHGYTSATFHGNYKTFWNRNEMYKTMGYDKFFDAEYYDMNDENTKNYGLKDKPFFKESMPMLTSLPQPFYTKFITLSNHFPFKMDEWDTEFPAGETDNDVVNHYFQSANYMDQALEQFFNDLKDSGLYDHTVVVLYGDHYGISENHNVAMAKVIGKEITPFQYAKLQRVPVFIHVPGVDGGIVHNVGGQVDVRPTLLHLLGIDTKNHLEMGSDLLSEKHREVVPFRNGNFISPAYTQIEETCYYTESGEIAEANACKSLSDQAKKELEMSDNIVYKDLLRFYKPEGFVPINRNDYSYVKKELPFKEERNGPGIQK; translated from the coding sequence ATGAGAAAGTTATTCAAATCGCCTGACAAATTGCCGAAAAGAAGTCTTGCTGTATTCTTTCTGACTGTTATCCTTTTTTGGCTGAAAACGTATGTAGCCTATCGCATTGAATTTAATTTAGGGATTAATAATGACATACAGCGATTTCTTCTGTTTTTGAATCCGTTAAGTTCTACACTGGTATTCCTGGGATTCGCTTTGTTTTTTAAAGGGAAATGGCAATCCGGCATGCTAATTGGCTTGAATTTATTCTTATCCTTCCTGCTTTATGCAAATGTTGTTTATTATCGATTCTTTAACGACTTTATCACTGTTCCTGTTCTCATGCAGGCAAAAGTAAATGGGGGGCAGCTCGGAGATAGCGCACTATCGTTAATGTCTCCGTGGGATATTTTTTATTTTACAGACACCATTCTGCTTCTTTTCCTGGCAGTTAGGAAATGGTACAAACCTGGAAAGAAAATTAGCCGAAAACCGGCGTTGGCTGTTATGGCTGCAGGGATTATTGTCTTCTTCATCAATCTTGAAATCGCCGAGAAAGACCGTCCTGAGCTGCTTACACGTTCCTTCGACCGCAATTATTTGGTGAAATACCTTGGAGCATACAATTTCACGATTTATGATATGGTCCAAAACGCCAAGTCTGCCAGCCAGCGAGCTCTTGCGGATACGAACGATGTGACTGAAGTAGAGAACTATGTTAAAGCAAAATATGCACCTCCGAACCCTAAATACTTCGGAAAAGCCAAGGGCATGAATGTTATTTATGTATCCATGGAATCACTTCAGACTTTTATTATAGACTACAAGCTAAATGGTAAAGAAGTTACCCCATTCCTGAATTCACTTGCACATAGCAGCAAGACATTCTACTTTGATAACATAGTCAACCAAACCGGACAGGGAAAGACTTCCGATGCTGAGTTTATGATGGATACATCACTATATCCCATGTCACAGGGAGCTGTTTATGTAACGAAAGCTCAAAATACATTCCATGGCACACCTGCTATTTTAAAGCCGCATGGCTATACTTCAGCAACTTTCCATGGAAACTACAAGACATTCTGGAATCGTAACGAAATGTATAAAACCATGGGATATGATAAGTTTTTTGATGCCGAGTATTACGATATGAACGATGAAAACACGAAAAACTATGGTTTAAAAGATAAGCCGTTTTTTAAGGAATCCATGCCGATGCTGACCAGTCTTCCACAGCCGTTTTATACAAAATTCATTACTCTTTCTAATCACTTCCCCTTTAAAATGGATGAGTGGGATACTGAATTTCCTGCAGGAGAAACAGATAATGATGTGGTGAATCATTATTTTCAGTCAGCGAACTATATGGACCAGGCACTCGAGCAGTTTTTTAACGATTTAAAGGATTCCGGATTGTATGATCATACAGTAGTTGTTCTGTATGGCGATCACTACGGGATTTCCGAAAATCATAATGTGGCAATGGCTAAGGTGATCGGAAAAGAAATTACGCCATTCCAATATGCCAAGCTTCAAAGAGTGCCAGTGTTCATACATGTACCTGGAGTGGATGGCGGCATTGTCCACAATGTCGGCGGACAGGTAGATGTGCGACCGACATTACTTCACCTGTTGGGCATTGATACAAAGAATCACCTTGAAATGGGATCAGATCTTTTATCAGAAAAACACCGTGAAGTTGTCCCATTCCGAAACGGCAACTTTATTTCACCGGCATATACCCAAATTGAAGAAACCTGCTATTATACGGAATCCGGAGAAATAGCTGAGGCTAATGCATGTAAGTCACTTTCCGATCAGGCGAAAAAAGAACTGGAAATGTCAGATAACATTGTTTACAAAGACCTCCTGCGATTTTATAAGCCGGAAGGATTTGTTCCAATCAACCGGAATGATTACTCATATGTAAAGAAAGAGCTGCCATTTAAAGAGGAAAGAAATGGGCCGGGTATACAGAAGTAA
- a CDS encoding M42 family metallopeptidase, with translation MAYPNTKETISVLKEIVSIPSPSGNTNEVITYVEKFLNELNVETKRNRKGGLIATLPGKDEKNHRMLTAHVDTLGAIVKEIKPSGRLKIDLIGGFKYNSIEGEYCEIETSSGKKFTGTILMHQTSVHVYKDAGKAERNQENMEIRLDEKVKSAEEVRELGIGVGDFVSFDPRVQTTPAGFIKSRHLDDKASVAILLQLIKQLKADNTELPYTTHFLISNNEEIGYGGNSNITPETVEYLAVDMGAMGDGQSTDEYTVSICVKDASGPYHYELRKHLVQLAEENGIEYKLDIYPFYGSDASAAIRSGHDIVHGLIGPGIDSSHAFERTHEDSIENTAKLLYHYVQSEMII, from the coding sequence ATGGCATACCCGAATACAAAAGAAACTATCAGCGTATTAAAAGAGATAGTTTCAATTCCAAGTCCTTCCGGAAATACAAATGAAGTAATTACATATGTAGAAAAGTTTTTGAACGAGCTTAATGTGGAAACGAAGCGCAACCGGAAAGGCGGGCTTATTGCAACCCTTCCTGGAAAAGACGAAAAAAATCACAGAATGCTGACTGCGCACGTTGATACACTTGGCGCGATTGTTAAGGAAATAAAGCCAAGCGGACGCCTGAAAATTGATTTGATCGGCGGATTTAAATACAACTCGATTGAAGGCGAGTATTGTGAAATCGAAACATCATCTGGCAAAAAATTCACCGGCACGATACTAATGCATCAGACATCTGTTCATGTCTATAAAGATGCCGGGAAAGCTGAAAGAAACCAGGAAAACATGGAAATCCGCCTTGATGAAAAAGTAAAGAGTGCTGAAGAAGTCCGTGAGCTGGGAATCGGCGTCGGAGACTTTGTATCTTTTGATCCGCGTGTGCAGACTACACCTGCTGGCTTCATTAAATCACGCCATCTTGACGATAAGGCTAGTGTCGCAATTCTTCTTCAGCTGATTAAACAGCTGAAAGCCGATAACACTGAGCTGCCGTACACAACCCATTTTCTCATCTCAAATAATGAAGAAATAGGCTATGGCGGCAATTCCAATATCACGCCGGAAACGGTCGAATATTTGGCTGTGGATATGGGTGCGATGGGTGATGGCCAATCCACTGATGAATATACGGTATCCATTTGTGTAAAGGATGCGAGCGGCCCTTATCACTACGAATTAAGAAAGCATCTCGTGCAGCTTGCCGAGGAAAATGGAATCGAGTACAAACTGGATATTTACCCATTTTACGGTTCTGATGCATCAGCAGCTATCCGCTCCGGCCACGATATCGTTCACGGCTTAATCGGCCCTGGAATTGATTCATCACATGCCTTTGAGCGTACACATGAGGATTCAATTGAGAATACGGCCAAACTGCTGTATCACTATGTACAATCCGAAATGATCATTTAG
- a CDS encoding Mov34/MPN/PAD-1 family protein: MPDQFNPNIKDAAADNLSGSGSEAIRLSRNVYSEMLAHGEKELPFEACGLLSGSGKMIKTIWKAINNKRKKNSFEINEEQLTLLLTKMEEKKEFLVGIYHSHPTAPPVPSRDDIRFAYPDKAYFIISYAKKKPIVKCYRIKQGKAFPVKIILVD; this comes from the coding sequence CTGCCAGACCAGTTCAACCCCAATATAAAAGATGCTGCGGCAGATAATTTATCAGGCAGCGGAAGCGAAGCCATTCGGTTATCCAGAAATGTTTATTCTGAAATGCTCGCTCATGGAGAAAAAGAATTACCTTTTGAAGCATGCGGGTTATTATCAGGTTCAGGGAAAATGATAAAAACAATTTGGAAGGCGATAAACAATAAGCGAAAGAAGAACTCTTTTGAAATAAATGAAGAACAGCTTACATTGCTCCTAACCAAAATGGAAGAAAAGAAAGAATTCTTAGTAGGCATTTACCATTCACATCCTACAGCTCCGCCTGTTCCTTCAAGAGATGACATTCGCTTTGCATATCCGGATAAAGCTTACTTTATTATTTCTTATGCTAAGAAAAAGCCGATAGTAAAATGCTATAGAATAAAACAGGGCAAAGCCTTTCCGGTTAAGATAATCCTTGTAGATTAA
- a CDS encoding TVP38/TMEM64 family protein, whose translation MFSDIIESLSDEPILAALFSIFMNIAAAITGFLPSAFITAGTVAACDLKVGLVILIIGEAAGAIISFKLYRKGITKLTSSFPQLKNNQFFSKLQSAEGPDAFFMVVLLRVLPFVPSGAVTLAAAYSKMRLLSFGIASTIGKVPALFMEAFAVSHILKFERELQIAIFLLVAFFFLIYYLYKNYKLS comes from the coding sequence ATGTTTTCTGATATCATCGAATCGCTTTCAGATGAACCGATATTGGCGGCTTTATTTAGTATATTCATGAACATTGCTGCAGCAATAACTGGATTCCTCCCAAGTGCCTTTATTACGGCTGGAACAGTTGCCGCTTGTGATTTAAAAGTGGGTCTAGTCATTTTGATCATCGGAGAAGCAGCCGGAGCAATTATAAGTTTTAAACTTTATCGCAAAGGGATCACCAAGCTTACTTCCTCTTTTCCTCAGCTTAAGAATAACCAATTTTTTTCTAAGCTTCAGAGTGCGGAAGGTCCAGATGCGTTTTTCATGGTTGTTTTGCTGAGGGTCTTGCCTTTTGTCCCATCAGGTGCAGTCACACTGGCAGCTGCATACAGCAAAATGAGGCTTCTGTCCTTTGGCATTGCCAGCACGATCGGTAAAGTACCTGCACTGTTCATGGAAGCCTTTGCGGTTTCACATATACTAAAATTTGAAAGGGAGCTGCAAATTGCCATTTTCCTATTAGTTGCGTTCTTCTTTTTAATTTACTATTTATATAAAAATTATAAATTAAGTTAA
- a CDS encoding four-helix bundle copper-binding protein: protein MYTQSYKECIQACIECMEACNVCYDACLGEEDVQMMADCIRSDRECADICAFAAKSMQSNSPFARQICTLCADICEACGNECKKHDHSHCQRCAEACFKCAEECRKMAA, encoded by the coding sequence ATGTACACCCAATCTTATAAAGAATGTATTCAGGCTTGTATAGAGTGCATGGAAGCCTGTAATGTATGCTATGACGCTTGCTTAGGGGAAGAAGATGTTCAAATGATGGCAGATTGTATTCGGTCGGACAGAGAGTGTGCGGATATCTGTGCCTTTGCAGCTAAGTCAATGCAGTCTAACAGCCCTTTTGCCAGACAAATTTGCACTCTATGTGCAGACATATGTGAAGCGTGCGGAAATGAGTGCAAAAAACATGACCACTCTCACTGCCAGCGCTGTGCTGAAGCTTGCTTTAAGTGTGCGGAAGAATGCCGTAAAATGGCTGCTTAA